From Canis lupus baileyi chromosome 16, mCanLup2.hap1, whole genome shotgun sequence:
AGCTGTTGAGTCCTACTAGGAAAGAAAAGGTTTCCACGAATATGACCGAAAAATGGGTCTTTCCGCGTAACACAGACATAAATGTTCAGAGAAGTATTTAGTCCTTTAACGTGGTACTCCCCAGGTACCAGACGCTGAGAATATGATGTACGTATGATGATTATGTGTAATTACTACAGCAGTTCTGTAGAGTAAATAATTAAGATTGATTGGGAGATAAGAGACTTAAGAGACAGGTGTCCTTTGAATCAGCCTTCGTGGCTGAAGAGattgtatttgtgtatttaagtggagaaaagtagaaaattttgTGGGAGAGATTGATTCCTGAAGGGATCTAGTAATTTGGGGTGGCTGGGTAGTACAGTATGTAGCAGGAGAGTAGATTAGAAGGATAAAGTAGTTTGTAACCAAATTATGTGATGCTTTGAGTTTGTGCTAAGGGATTTGTTTTATACTTAAGGCGTTTATCTGGTGGTTTTTGATCTGGGAAACTACAGGAtcaaatttgtgttttagaagCATAATATTAATGCCAGATGGACTAGGGTGAACTAGGACATGCATGAAGCAAATGTGGAAGGATCAGTTAGAGAAGTTAATTTTGGAGGCTTTGGGCCAAGAGTTCATTAGGGCAGTGATAgtaaaggtagagagagaggttTAGTACAGATAAATTCAACAAGGTTTGGTAACTGGATGTGGTAGGACATAGGAAAAAAAGGCCAGGGTTACTCAGAAATCAagaatacaggggatccctgggtggctcagcggtttggcgcctgcctttggcctagggcgccatcctggagacctgggatcgagtcctgcgtcgggctcccggcatggagcctgcttttccctccctctgcctctctctctctctctctctctttctctctctttctgtgtctatcatgaatggataaatcttttaaaaaaaagaaagaaagaaagaaatcaagaatacagtaaaaggaaatttgagaggaaaaagaagataccGAATTCAGTTTGGGACAGAGTATAATAATTCATAGCACTCTAGCAGAAGCTGTAAATTTCAAGTTAGGAGCCCAGGAGAGGCCTTAGGAGCCCTATGACAGTTTGGAAATAAATGAGATTGTCTCTTTCCTCCTACTAGATGTCGGCTCCATAGCAGGACTTTGTTTTCTCCAGTGCTCTATCTTTAGGgtccagaacagtgcctggtgcacaAAAGACCCTCCATAAATATCAGTCAGTTCAATGGAAAGAGAGTATATAGACTAtcactgtccaatagaacttgcatggaaatgttctaaatcttAATagagggcggcccaggtggctcagcagtttagcgccaccttcagccctgggcctgatcctggagacccgggatggagtctcacgtcgtcgggctccctgtatggagcctgcttctccctctgcctgtgtctctgcctctctctctctctctctctctctctctctctatgtgtgtgtgtctctcatgaataaagaaataagatcttaaaaaaaaaaatcttaatagagTAGCTGCTAGCCACTTTTAAGTTGTTGagctgttgagcacttgaaatatggctcaGTGCAACTGAagagttgaatttttatttagttttaattaagtttaaataacTATGTTTGACTGATGGCTACTATATTGGACATTGTAGGTATAGACTGAAGAGAGGGCCAAAGCAGGTGTATTATGTTCATTGGGGATGAACGAGACATAGAGctggaggagacagaaaaaagcTATGAGAAAGGTAGGATGATAATAGGGTGAAACTTGTgtgtatggttttgtttttgttttttttttttaagattttatttattattcatgagagacatacagagagaggcagagacatactcggagaagcaggctccctgtggggagcctgatgtgggactctatcccaggactccaggatctcgacctgagccaaaggcggacactcaacactgagccacccaggcatcccagtagttttatttttgatattttcttttgtttctggcaTTATCTCTATACCTCTAAATTTCTCtgtcctatttatttgttttggtctCTATTTTTCATGgaacttgatcgcaggaccccaggatcacaagctgagccaaaggcagacactcaaccactgaggtacccaggtgccccaacagggTGGAAGATTAAAGAATTTGGGGAAGAAGAGTAAAAAAGAAGTTATCAACGAGTGGTGGGGAAAGCTTAAGATGAAGCCTAAAAGAGGCAACTACATTTGGCAATTAACAAGTGTCTAATTCCTTAGCAATTTCAGTTGAGTGGGGAAAGGAGGCAGGTAATTAAAGTTTAGAggtaaacagaagaggaaaagtcAGGCAATGGTTTAAGAGTCAAAGAGGATTTGAggaaggtgtttttttttgggtgggggagggTTGGAAAGGCCAAGGTATGGCCGGTGGAGTGGAATTAATGGGTGGAACATGGTTCAGAAGGGAATGGATCAAGAGCATTGGTGAAAGGGCCTTAATCTGGTAGAGGAATTAGAACCCACCAGGAGGAGGGTTTTATAGGACATGTTTGTTTTGCAGTGTCATCATTGCCCAGGATTATCCATGAGACTAAGAATAGTTCTCTTTTCCGTAGTCTTAAGCACTGGGTTTATTGATATGTTGTATTGGATATGCAGAAAGGGGGACAGGCTGAAACACCTTTTGGAGGAGTTACATGATAATGTGattaaggggacgcctgggtggctcagcagtttggcgcctgccttccacccagggcgtgatcctggagttctgggatcgagttctgcatcctctgcatggaggctgcttctccctctgctcctgtctctgcctctctcgatctctctctctctctcatgaataaataaataaaatcttttaaaaaaatgtgattaggCTGGTAGGAGATTAGAATATCCTAAGGATGTTAATATTAACATGTTAGAATTGGagttctcggggatccctgggtggcgcagtggtttagcgcctgcctttggcccagggcgcgatcctgtagacccggagtcgagtcccacatcaggctcccggtgcatggagcctgcttctccctgtgtctctgcctttctctctctctctctgtgactatcataaattaaaaaaaaaaaaaaaaaaaaaaaattaaaaaaaaagaattggagttCTCATGAGATACGGTACCAAAGCAGTAAGCTTAGTAATTTCTGGAActtcttttttggtggggggtgCTGACTCTTACTGGTACATATCTTTTTAGATACAGTTGAGAAGATGAGAAGTTTTCTGTCATGACCTCTGGATGAGTATATTTTATACTACTTTTATTAGTTATGCTACTGGGGATAAGTAGCTTCTCTGttggatctttatttttcttgtctttaatgTGAGcttcatgtccttttttttttttccccccacaacaACCATGATGGAAATGCACAACAGGTCCTCTATATGCAGTTCCCTTCTCCAGTTAGTACCTGAATCTGATATATAGGATATTGGTTACTTTGCAACCTAAAATTAGTGCAGAACATTCTAATTGTTAACATggaggttttatatatataatttttatgtaatttgatATTTGTTCATTTTGGAGTCTGGTtgttagacctttttttttttttttttttttttatgagacacacagaggcagagacataggcagagggagaagcaggctctatgtagggagcccgatgtgggactcgatcctgggactccaggatcacagcctgggctgaaggtagccgctcaaccactaagccacccaggtttccctagTTGTTAGATTATCAGAGAAAAGTCCTGCTGACACGTAAACCTCATGTAGTAACTGAATGATAGATGTATTGAGATAATGTAGGTTCtactaaaaatttaatttttttttcctgactgcaAAGGCATCTAGATCCATAAATTATGTCAGTACAGCCATGTCACCAGATTAGACAACAGTGAAAGGAATGAAACTAGGTACTGACAACCTCCTACCTCTGGCCACTCCACGTCACTCTCTGATCCCTCAATGTTCATTTCTTCAGGATTCTGTTTTAGCCTTTCCTTCACTCTGTATACTTTTCCCAGTGGCCTCACTACTTTCATCACTTGAGTAACTACAGTTACATGTTAAGTTTTCTTAAATCTGTATTTCTGGCTGAGACTTATCTTCTGACCTTTAAGATGGCATATCCTTTCTTATTGTTGTTGCTGGACATCTCTAACCAGGATGTCTTTTGGTCAAACCAAGTGTAATATCCCTTGAACTGATTTCAGTATCTTTTACTTTTCAAACCTGCTATATCACAAAaattttcttcatcagtaaagagtacctcttttctccatttgttcAAAGCTAGGTAATTCTGAACTCCCTTTCTTTTATCACTAGATTTCCAGTGAATCTCCAAATCATACACAGGTGCCTGAGCcacttctttctgttttcattcctGCTTCTCTTGTCTAAGTGTCACCTCATCTAGACTACTGGGAAAGGCAAAATAGAGCAGCATTAAGAACAtgggaatgaagtactgatacatgcctcaacatggatgaaccttgaaaacatgttaGGTGATAGAAGCGTGAAACAAAAGGTCACCTATTgtatggtttgattttttttttttaatttttatttatttatgatagtcacagagagagagagagagaggcgcagagacacaggcagagggagaagcaggctccatgcagggagcccgatatgggattcgatcccgggtctccaggattgcgccctgggccaaaggcaggcgccaaaccgctgcgccacccagggatccctgtatggtTTGATTTATAtgaatgtccagaataggcaaaatagattagtgattgcctagGGCCCAGAGGTGGATGAGAATcaactgctaatgggtacagggatttctttttgaaacaatgaaaatgttctgggattagatagtggtgatggttgcacaaacttgtgaatatattacaaaattgtagtaaattgtgtattttaaaaaaggtGAATTTTGTAGTATGTGGATTATATCTCCAAAATTTTAACATCTCCtatgctgtcatttattttttttaagattttattatttttttaagattttatttatttgcacaaaagagacagagaggtgcAGAGCCATGAGCAGGGAACAGCGGCAGGAGAGGAATAAACATACTCCCCGCCAAGCAAGGAGCTACACCCAATATGGAGCTTGAACCCAcaactgagatcaagaggcacatgctctatggactaagccagccagacactccatcctcatttaaaatatataataaagggcacctgggtggctcaattaagcatgtgcctttggctcaggtcacaatcccagagtcctgggatcaagccccacatcaggctccctgctcagtagggagtctgctccttcctctctctatgcctctcccccagcttgtgctctgcGTTCTCACTctcacttaaataaaatcttaaaaaaaaaaaattgtacaatcTATCATGTAATTTCAAAAAccgggatccctcggtggcgcagcggtttagcgcctgcctttggcccagggcgcgatcctggagacccgggatcgaatcccacgtcgggctcccgatgcatggagcctgcttcttcctctatgtctctgcctctctctctctctctctgtgtgactatcataaataaataaaaaaaattaaaaaaaatttaatttcaaaaaccTTAACATAATCTCCTCATTTTAACATACATGagacaaggaatttttttttttttttaagatttatttatttattcacaatagagagagagagaggcagagacacaggcagagggagaagcaggctccatgtcgggagccagacacgggactggatcccgggactacaggatcatgccctgggccaaaggcaggcgctaaactgctgagccacccagggatccctgagaaaaggaaatttgaCTGCCATCTATGCCATGTAGATTATGCAATGCATAACAGAAGGTGTTACTTATAAGCACTACAAATATGGTGGCCTCATGTATTTCAGTATATAAATGCTTACTCTCCCActagaagaaactgatggttgtGCCTATACATGGAAGCATTATGAATTTAATGGTTTCAAATGTAGACTGATATAGGTGTTTTATTGGTGACTCAAATACTGTCAACAGCTAGCTGAGGtaacaggaatttttaaaatataaaggatgatctttgttttattatttttttatctttgttttatatgGTAAATTCAGTGTATATTAGAACTATGCAAAAAATACTTTGTGTCCATATGTATAATGAAGTTGGGTTCTAGTCTCAGGTGTTAATAGTTTTTCATctagaataatttctttttttttttttaatttttatttatttatgatagtcacagagagagagagagagggaggcagagagagaagcaggctccatgcaccgggagcctgacgtgggattcgatcccgggtctccaggatcgtgctctgggccaaaggcaggcgccaaaccgctgcgccacccagggatccccatctagAATAATTTCTAATGGAACAAATCTTCCTTTGTAAGATTTTTAACATTCCATGCTTAGGTCTAGGAAAATGTCACCAGTGCACCTCAACTCCAGGCCCAGTTTTGACAGCCAGAAACTTTTTGAGGACTTGGTACCATCCCCATTGAGAACTACTTGATTATAAAGACACAAGTAAATGAGCACTATATTCCAGAGAAGGGATGAATTATTCATGGTTTCTTTGGGTCATTTAGACAACTtggtaaaatggaatattttattcttctacaaGACTTAGGGAAGACTGAGGAACAGAGCTTTATTGTATCTAAGAACAAGATAGATATTCCTCATGTTGAGATTCAAAGTCTTAAACTGCTTTACTTTTCTTGAATCTTTTTCTAgtacacagaagagaaaaaacagtaaagatatatatatatataatttttttttttaagattttatttatttgacagagagtgaacacaagcaggggcaacagcagagggagagggagatgcagactccttgctgagcagggaacctgatgtagggctggatccaaggaccctgggatcatgacctaagccaaaggcagacgcttaaccaactgagccacccaggcacccctattttgctttttttctggatgacttcatataattttaagatattgcCGCATACATATATTGTCAGGATGTTTTGTCTGATAAGCCTGTATCTTTTCACTGCTAGATAGTGATaactcctttcctttcctttaagatGCTCTCCAAATCCTTGGTGATGGAATATTTGGCTCATCCTGGTGCACTCAGCTTGGCTGCCGGAGTTGCTTGTGGCATGTGCCTGGGCTGGGGCCTCCGTGTACGCTTTGGGATGATCCCCAGAAGCTCGGTCAgcgagacagacacagagactggAAGTGAAGCAAGCATCTTAGGAGAGAGTGGGGAGTATAAAATGATTCTTGTGGTTCGAAATGACTTAAAGATGGGAAAAGGGAAAGTGGCTGCCCAGTGCTCTCATGCTGCTGTTTCTGCCTACAAGCAAATTCAAAGGAGAAACCCTGAGTTGCTCAAACAATGGGAATACTGTGGCCAGCCCAAAGTGGTGGTCAAAGCCCCTGATGAAGAAACCTTGGTTGAATTATTGACCCATGCGAAAATGCTAGGACTGACTGTAAGTTTAATCCAAGATGCTGGACGTACTCAGATTGCACCAGGCTCTAGAACTGTCTTGGGAATTGGGCCAGGACCAGCAGACCTAATTGACAAAGTCACTGGTCACCTAAAACTTTACTAGGAATTTTGTATGATAGTCCCAACATGATGTGCTTGGAAACTGTAAATTCTAACAATAAAAGCTGAATTTCTTCCCACACTCagcttaagtatttttgaggTGAAAAtccattcccatttttttctgtcatgTACTTGGCTCACAGTTATCTTGggcttaacaaaaaaaaagttggttaaGTGATCCCGATGGTTCAAGTgattgctgaaataaaaaatgtttttgtgagAAACTGATCACAAGATTGGAATCCAAGGGTGGGGGACAGGGGACAGCATTTCCCGTGCATAGTTAGGTCCCTATGTTTTAAGAGCTCTTCTTCTCTAAGACAGCATTGCTGTACCCTCTTGAAGGATCAGGGGTTCAAGGTATTCCCATTGGATGCAAACTAGAATTTGTTTTCCTGCGATCACTTTTTGGATGACTGATAGCCAATCGTTAATAGATCATGGTATGGCCCCACACAGTGGGATTACTATCTAATCTCctagatttttctgtttcaagGTTGAGGTTTTATAGCAGTGGATGTAACCTACCTGTGCAGTACTTCACGTTCATTTCCCTGACCCACATTGGCCAAAGGTTCTCAGTAGTGCTTCTACACCATGGcctataaaaattccttttactTCCCTCAACTTTCCTAATAATGAAGGCATTGAAAAACTTGTAAAATGACTTGTAATTGTGAAGTGAATGTAGTAGGTCATCCCAACATCCTACAGTTTCTTTACCTAGAATTTAAGGAATCAGATTTAAGagtacttttatttcccttctgaTCTTTATATGCCTATTATTGCAGAATACGGAGGTCCCAGTTCTCAGAAGCTACAGTTTCTTGAATGAAACCTTCTTTTAGAGGGATCCTGACAGTATTTCTAAATCAAGTATATTCCTAAGAACTGGTGGTACCAGGGAGAATTTTGGTTAACAGATGCACATTAAGTAGTTCcagtccgggatccctgggtggcacagcggtctggcgcctgcctttggcccagggcgcgatcctggagaccggggattgaatcccacgtcgggctcccggtgcatggagcctgcttctccctctgcctatgtctctgcctctgtgtgtgtgtgtgactatcataaaaaaaaaaaaaaaaaagtagttccaGTCTTCTGTGTTTAACTTCAACATAAGCAGCACAATAACTCAACTTCCAGGGTCTAAGGTCAGTGGAGTCTGGGCAGAACACTAACAACTACTGCTTCTAATATTTAGTCAGTTTTATAGAGTTTATGCTGACATATGACAGCACAGGAGAAATTGCATCTGTGAATGATGCCACGGTAGCAACTGTTTTTAAATAGAAGGTTTATACTAGGTTTAAAAGTGATGCAATAGTATGTAACTGAGATGAAGAGAAGTCAATTGTAAATGTAGGATTCTGGCTCAGGTAATTTCTGAGGCTTGCCTCAGAGAATGATGACTCCCAAGTTCAAAGATGGCACATTCCCAACAGGATGGCCTGCTGTGGCTGACTCAAGTAATTGTAAGAAGTCATGGTATAGCTACTAAGATGAATTGTATACAAATGCTAGTAAATCTGGAAATATAGTGTGCTTATTTCTCCTAtacttagtatttattttacaggGTGCTTCATCTTATAGTTCTTGGGGTATACTCTGTAGAGCCCGTAGGGTCTTTAAGATACTTGCAAggggtcaaaactattttcataatgctaagacactttttttttctgtgttgacATTTGTAAAGGTGGATAAAACTGTTAGCACCTTTCACAAATCAAGGCAGGAGCACCCTAACCTATACAAGTAGTACTTCACTGCCCTATACttacagtaaaaaacaaaacaaagttttcaCTTCATGTCCTTGATAAAGTAGTAAAAAAGAAGTATTAAATTTGATCCTTGTCTTGATATTCTCTAACATTAAACACTTCTGGTCCAGTACACACTGATGTATGAATGTTGTCTTGAGGAAAAAATGTGTGGCTGAGTTGTGAACTGAACTTTGTCATATTAGATTTTTACTTGCAAAAACTGACAAACTAGTTACCCATCCAGACCTGGGTGTTTGGCAGATATTCTGGAAAACTTCTGCCTTTCCTCCTAAGTTTCCCAAAACTTAagattttctgattaaaaaaaaaaaaaagattttctgataAGATCAGTGTTcctaacaaattatttaaaagatatctGTCAACATTTAGAAGACCTATTCAACTTAGTGAATCAGTATTTTTCATATAACGAATGCAGGAGGGTACAAATCATGCATGggtaaaagatccattcaaagaACACTAATGGATTTTAATATAACATTACAAAAAGTTCACTGttatggtttcagattccacatttcAACTACTATCCACACATATGTATCtcaaaaggctattaaaatactccTTTCCTCATTACATATCTCCATGAGGCTAGACTTTCTTCACATACTTAAAAAAGGGAATATACTGAATACAGAAGCAAATAGAATCCAGCAGTCTTCTGTGAAGATGAACTttgaagagatttgcaaaaaaacAGTGCAGTGCCACTCTGAGATATATGGTTGATTCATAATTAACATGCAAGGAGTTTTATAGttatatttaagtgatttttaaaatttgttttaattattaatacAGTAAATATTAACATGTACAATTCCACCTAAACTAATTTGGGATTGTCAATAATTTTAAGAGTATAAAAGGATACTaagaagtttgaaaaccactcaTGTGAAAATGTCTACATGACTAAATCAATTTACACAAAATTCAAGCAGCCATACTACTTGGACATCATGTCTGTCTGTTCTTACTATACTATGTTGAAATAGTTAACAAGTATCAGATTTTTTGGTACAATGGCCATATTTCGATACTAGGACAAAAGATCATGGAAAGCATGCTTACTTCCTGAGAAGACTCCCATTAATCTCgctgctc
This genomic window contains:
- the PTRH2 gene encoding peptidyl-tRNA hydrolase 2, mitochondrial isoform X1, which translates into the protein MRKMLSKSLVMEYLAHPGALSLAAGVACGMCLGWGLRVRFGMIPRSSVSETDTETGSEASILGESGEYKMILVVRNDLKMGKGKVAAQCSHAAVSAYKQIQRRNPELLKQWEYCGQPKVVVKAPDEETLVELLTHAKMLGLTVSLIQDAGRTQIAPGSRTVLGIGPGPADLIDKVTGHLKLY
- the PTRH2 gene encoding peptidyl-tRNA hydrolase 2, mitochondrial isoform X2 encodes the protein MLSKSLVMEYLAHPGALSLAAGVACGMCLGWGLRVRFGMIPRSSVSETDTETGSEASILGESGEYKMILVVRNDLKMGKGKVAAQCSHAAVSAYKQIQRRNPELLKQWEYCGQPKVVVKAPDEETLVELLTHAKMLGLTVSLIQDAGRTQIAPGSRTVLGIGPGPADLIDKVTGHLKLY